TCCGCATACGTTGCCTACGGCTCCGATGATCGCTATCACCTTCATCCTGTTCCTCTCGTCATCCAGGACGTTATGGTGGTGGGGGCTGAGGACCTTCTTGGCCCACTCCCCGTAGAGGTCCACGTACTCGTTGACCGCCTCCCAGGAGCAATGGGCGGAATAGAGGAGTTCGGCGATGCGTCTGGACGATTTCGCGAGATACAGCTCGATGGCGACCGGGAAGGCGAAGGCCACCATGGGGTCCTTGTCCTCGGCGATCAGCTTCTCGGCCTCCGACAGGAAATCCCCCAGCCCCTCCGATATGATGCTGAGGAGGATCTCCTCCTTGCTCTTGAAGCGGTTGTAGAGGCTCCCGTTGAGGATGCCGGCCCTCTTGACTATGTCGCGGGTGGTGGTCTCCTTGTAGCCCTGATAGTAGAACAGGTCCATGGCCGCTTCCATGATCTTCCTGCGGGACTCCTCGCGCCTCTCTTCCATCGTCTTCGGTGCACCGTTGTTGAAGGACATGACCGATTCTGCTCCGTTTACATTGTTTACAATACGTCTCCGATATTTAGATTTGATTATGCTCAAATACATTTGAGCAGAATCATATATTATTAACACCACATGAATTAAACACGTTCGTAAAACACGATTATTTACGAACATGTTCGATTATTTTTATCGGTCGTCCATAAATTATTGAGCAAGTTCAAAACCTATTTATATCGTGATTAGAATCGGTTTACAAGGTGAACAAATGTTCTCGAAAATGGCAGATGTCATCATGAAACACTCCAAGGCCGTAATCGCGCTTTGGCTCGTGGTTCTTGTATGCGCCCTGCCGTTCGGAATCAAAAGCGGAGACGTCCTCGAATACGACATGAACAGCATGTCCGGTTCGAGCACCGAGGCTTCCGACGGACAGGCGATAATTGATGAACACTTCTCTAACTCGATCGATCTATCGGAGATCCTGGTGATCTCCTATTCGTCATCCGAGGAACTCGCCGCGGCACAGGCCATATTCGTAGAGTTCCAGAACCTCATGGATGACAAATACGGTGCCAAGACCACCGTATCCAACTACGGTACGTATTCCAAGGGAGACCCTAACGTCGAAGGGATCCTTATGATCGCCATCGCCAACAACGAGGGCGAAAGCTGGGACATCGCACACGAGACCGACAACATAAGGGACCTCGTGAAGGAGGCCAAGTCCAACGCGTCCGCCGCCTATCCCGAGGCCGCCGGCCTTACCACCTACGTCACCGGAAACGATGCGATCACCTATGACACCGAGAACTCCTCCATGGAGGACGTGTCCAAGGTCGACCCGCTGTCCATCCTTCTGATCTTCGTACTTCTGGGACTGTTCTTCTACGCCGTGGTCACAGCGGTGGTCCCCCCTGCGGTCGTCGGAATGGCATACGGGATCGCACTCGCCGCAGTCTACGCCATCGGCTGCCTCATGGGAGTCTACTACATCACTCAGACCCTGATCCTCGTATCGATGCTGGGTGCAGGATGCGACTATGCGATATTCATCATAACCAGATACAGGGATGAGCGCAAGAAGGGACTTTCACACGAGGATGCCCTCAAGACCGCCATCATGTGGGGAGGAGAGGCCGTCTTCACCTCCGGCATATCCGTCATCATCGGATTCGCCGCACTCGCCCTCTGCGACTTCGCCATGGTCCGCACCATGGGAATAATCCTCGCGATAGGAATAGCCATAGCACTCGTCGCAGCGCTCACCTTCATCCCCTCGCTCCTCAACCTCGTGAAGGACAAGATCTTCTGGCCCTCCAACATCGAGAGTTACAAGAGGGTGGAGGACAAGGTGCAGAACGGAGGCAAGCTCGGAGTCCACGGACACCTGTCCAAGGGATCCAAGAGATACTTCGCCTGGCTCTCCAGGAACACCCACAAACACTCCAAGCTGATCGCCATCGCCCTCGTGGTCCTCTGCATCCCCGGACTCTACATCTTCGCCGAGTCCGAGGACTCCGCGGACATGATCAGCGTCATGCCCGACTCCGAATCCGTGGACGGTCTGGACCTCATCATGACCCAGACCGACGGCGGGACCATCATGCCCACCTACATCGTCCTCGAGATGAACGAATCCATCGCCACCGTAGGTTCGCTATCGTACGGCGGAATGAGCATCCCCTACGTCATATGGAACGAACACGGGCTGGACCCGGCGACCATGACTGGGGCCGTCCCGGCCGTCATGGAGATGACCAACGACATCGACGACTACGAGATAGTCGGAAGCATCAGCGGACTG
The nucleotide sequence above comes from Candidatus Methanomethylophilus alvi Mx1201. Encoded proteins:
- a CDS encoding MMPL family transporter; protein product: MADVIMKHSKAVIALWLVVLVCALPFGIKSGDVLEYDMNSMSGSSTEASDGQAIIDEHFSNSIDLSEILVISYSSSEELAAAQAIFVEFQNLMDDKYGAKTTVSNYGTYSKGDPNVEGILMIAIANNEGESWDIAHETDNIRDLVKEAKSNASAAYPEAAGLTTYVTGNDAITYDTENSSMEDVSKVDPLSILLIFVLLGLFFYAVVTAVVPPAVVGMAYGIALAAVYAIGCLMGVYYITQTLILVSMLGAGCDYAIFIITRYRDERKKGLSHEDALKTAIMWGGEAVFTSGISVIIGFAALALCDFAMVRTMGIILAIGIAIALVAALTFIPSLLNLVKDKIFWPSNIESYKRVEDKVQNGGKLGVHGHLSKGSKRYFAWLSRNTHKHSKLIAIALVVLCIPGLYIFAESEDSADMISVMPDSESVDGLDLIMTQTDGGTIMPTYIVLEMNESIATVGSLSYGGMSIPYVIWNEHGLDPATMTGAVPAVMEMTNDIDDYEIVGSISGLNSWQIMYMKEGADLRTTDPSTINQALYEQMPSAVKGYVGMILAIASGQHDLTHIDPTAFDAPWNSYVVSELTVANIIDGILNVGTGILSDDGQYVSVMVITTDKPMSADTMDFLAELRSDLHDGEESYDYVHRNIWSASYVAGTSASIDDMSKDIEDQFSMIRIVVAILLIVLLFFILGSYLTPIRSIITILLSVFLTVALTHVVFEGLMDTPVLFLIPIVLFVVLLGLGMDYEIFMTTKIRENKIKGMNNDEAIDNAIKEAGPVISLCALLMGGTFLTLVLANSSMLKELGFALGMGILIDGLLMVGYVSPALMHLMGDWSWKGPGFLTRRHGLNPDGSNMAVPAACGAAPADAERIGGEMPVRAVPATPEEVAKYKQECYSEVAVRQDRIAALNAEVKTLTDNKRIGRLDEEGEKELEAKRLELKAEKESLREFQRKSREDLRSGKGQ
- a CDS encoding TetR/AcrR family transcriptional regulator, with the translated sequence MSFNNGAPKTMEERREESRRKIMEAAMDLFYYQGYKETTTRDIVKRAGILNGSLYNRFKSKEEILLSIISEGLGDFLSEAEKLIAEDKDPMVAFAFPVAIELYLAKSSRRIAELLYSAHCSWEAVNEYVDLYGEWAKKVLSPHHHNVLDDERNRMKVIAIIGAVGNVCGCYANGFKEDYKVVLTQMIKLVSTVIELPVFDVGSLVSKLTSVVESGDLVVCGHRISADDLRCAEETADRSDKD